Sequence from the Rickettsiales bacterium genome:
TGCCGCCTGCAATGTCGATGACCGGAAAAGTCTGCTGTGTAAAAGGGAAGAAGATTTCCTTGCCGGAAACCTGCCTGATCTCCACTACATCACCTGCGCCGTAATTCTGCACGGAAAGTACATGACCATAGGGAGCGCCGCTTTCATCCTGCACGGCAAGCCCTGCCAAGTCTTCCAGGTAATATTCGTTTTCGTCTGTTTCGGGAAGGGCGCTGCGCGGAATACACAGCTCGATATTACGTAAGGCTTCGGCCGCATTGCGGTCACTGACGCCGTCTATATTAGCAATCAATACGCCATTATGGTTGCCGGTCACACGGACACGATAAGAGCGTCCGGAGGTATCGCGTAATGCGCCGTAAGCGGTTAAATCTTCAGGGGAGGCCGTAAAGCTGCGGATCTTGACCTGACCACGTACGCCATGTGCGCCACTGATGACGCCAAGGCGGACAAGCCTGTCAGATGTGCCAGTCACCGCAGATTAAAGATTAAGCGGCTTTTTTGCCTTTGGAGCCGGTGCCTTTTTCTTTGGCAACGAAAGTCGGCTTCGTAGCAAGCAGGCCAGCTGCACGCAGGAAGCGGGCAACGGTTTCGGAAGGCTGCGCACCGGTGCCGAGCCAGTACTTCACGCGCTCAGCGTCCACAACGAAACGCTTCGCATCGGTCTTAGCCAAAAGCGGATTGTAAGTGCCCAGTTTTTCAATGAATTTGCTGTCGCGCGGGCTACGGGAGTCCGTCGCTACGAGACGATAATACGGGGCCTTTTTGGAGCCGCCACGGGCAAAACGCAACGCAGTTGCCATAAGTCAAAATCCTTCCTGATTAAAATTCCAGACGCGCCTTATAGCATCAAACAATAGCAATTTGAAGCAAAAAATGCGTACGAGCCATTATTTCGTTACCACAATACCTTAAATGCGCCACCGACTTGAATGCGGGTGTTGTTGGGCTCAATCCAGCCAATTCCATTGGGATCAAAGGTTGTCTCGGATGTATTGATTTTCCAGTAACGTATGAACGGACCGGTTTCAAAATTTAAGTTGCCCAT
This genomic interval carries:
- the rimM gene encoding ribosome maturation factor RimM (Essential for efficient processing of 16S rRNA); the protein is MTGTSDRLVRLGVISGAHGVRGQVKIRSFTASPEDLTAYGALRDTSGRSYRVRVTGNHNGVLIANIDGVSDRNAAEALRNIELCIPRSALPETDENEYYLEDLAGLAVQDESGAPYGHVLSVQNYGAGDVVEIRQVSGKEIFFPFTQQTFPVIDIAGGRMVIVPPETIAGEADSQE
- the rpsP gene encoding 30S ribosomal protein S16, which produces MATALRFARGGSKKAPYYRLVATDSRSPRDSKFIEKLGTYNPLLAKTDAKRFVVDAERVKYWLGTGAQPSETVARFLRAAGLLATKPTFVAKEKGTGSKGKKAA